A window of the Bradyrhizobium ottawaense genome harbors these coding sequences:
- a CDS encoding GIY-YIG nuclease family protein: protein MSYWVYILASKPGGTLYIGVTNNLVRRVYEHREGLADGFTERYGIKTLVYFEAHESIAVALQREKNIKHWSREWKIDLIVAGNPDWRDLYEEIVR, encoded by the coding sequence ATGAGCTATTGGGTCTACATTCTTGCCAGTAAGCCCGGCGGGACGCTGTATATCGGTGTCACGAACAATCTGGTTCGGCGCGTCTACGAACACCGGGAAGGTCTGGCAGACGGCTTTACCGAGCGATATGGCATCAAGACGCTGGTATATTTCGAAGCGCACGAATCGATTGCCGTCGCCCTTCAACGCGAGAAAAACATCAAGCATTGGTCGCGCGAGTGGAAAATCGATTTGATCGTCGCGGGCAATCCCGATTGGCGAGATTTATACGAAGAAATTGTCCGCTAA
- the dnaN gene encoding DNA polymerase III subunit beta — protein sequence MKVTVERAQLLKSLGHVHRVVERRNTIPILGNVLIRAENAKLSLKATDLDLEVTETLAAETATGGSTTVPAHMFYDIVRKLPDGAQIVLEADGDRSVLAIKAGRSRFTLQTLPESDFPDLAAGDMTHSFALAASDVKRLIDRTQFAISTEETRYYLNGIYLHAAGSAKAATLRGVATDGHRLAQIDLVLPKGATGMPGVIVPRKTVGEVQRLIEDNEAEVTIELSQGKIRFTIGNVVLTSKLIDGTFPDYGRVIPQNNDKELIVDKKDFEAAVDRVSTISSERGRAVKLALSPGKLVLSVTNPDSGSATEELEVEYASDALDIGFNSRYLLDIAAQIEGEVAVLRLADPGSPTLVQDKENKGALYVLMPMRV from the coding sequence ATGAAGGTCACCGTCGAACGCGCGCAACTCCTGAAATCGCTGGGCCACGTCCATCGCGTGGTCGAGCGCCGCAACACCATCCCGATCCTCGGCAACGTGCTGATCCGCGCCGAAAACGCCAAGCTGTCGCTGAAGGCGACCGACCTCGACCTCGAGGTGACCGAGACGCTGGCGGCGGAGACCGCGACCGGCGGCTCGACCACGGTGCCGGCGCACATGTTCTACGACATCGTCCGCAAACTGCCGGACGGCGCCCAGATCGTGCTGGAAGCCGACGGCGATCGTTCGGTGCTGGCGATCAAGGCCGGCCGCTCGCGCTTCACGTTGCAGACCCTGCCCGAGAGCGACTTTCCGGATCTCGCCGCCGGCGACATGACGCATTCGTTCGCGCTGGCAGCCAGCGACGTCAAGCGGCTGATCGACCGCACGCAATTTGCGATCTCCACCGAAGAGACCCGCTATTATCTCAACGGCATCTATCTGCATGCCGCCGGCAGCGCCAAGGCGGCGACGCTTCGCGGCGTCGCGACCGACGGACACCGTCTGGCGCAGATCGATCTGGTGCTGCCCAAGGGCGCGACCGGCATGCCCGGCGTGATCGTGCCGCGCAAGACCGTCGGCGAGGTGCAGCGGCTGATCGAGGACAACGAGGCCGAAGTCACCATCGAACTGTCGCAGGGCAAGATCCGCTTCACCATCGGCAATGTGGTGCTGACCTCGAAGCTGATCGACGGCACTTTCCCGGACTACGGCCGCGTCATTCCGCAGAACAACGACAAGGAACTGATCGTCGACAAGAAGGATTTCGAAGCCGCGGTCGACCGCGTCTCGACGATTTCGAGCGAACGCGGCCGCGCCGTGAAGCTGGCACTTTCGCCCGGCAAGCTGGTGCTGTCGGTGACCAACCCGGATTCCGGCAGCGCCACCGAAGAGCTCGAGGTCGAATACGCCTCCGACGCGCTCGATATCGGCTTCAACTCGCGCTACCTGCTCGACATCGCCGCCCAGATCGAAGGCGAAGTCGCCGTGCTCCGCCTCGCCGACCCCGGCTCGCCGACGCTGGTGCAGGACAAGGAAAACAAGGGCGCGCTCTACGTGCTGATGCCGATGCGGGTGTGA
- the dnaA gene encoding chromosomal replication initiator protein DnaA, whose translation MTNMEQDRWTRVKGRLRTSVGEDVYTSWFARMDLEAVQDESVHLSVPTRFLKSWIQAHYADRVLTCWQAEMPEVHRIDLTVRTAMRCATPVKEAPAPSDQRRVERADGRPAPELRSTATAPVSASHDALGGSPLDPRLTFASFVIGRSNTLAHAAARQVAEGRRGDAVMFNPLYIHAGVGLGKTHLLQAVTWAGNSGSERKVLYLTAEKFMYGFVAALKTQTALAFKEALRGIDVLVIDDLQFLQGKSTQAEFCHTLNALIDAGRQVVIAADRPPSDLESLDDRVRSRLAGGLVVEMGSLGEELRLGILKSRVAAARAHHASFDVPEAVLDYLARTITHNGRDLEGAINRLLAHSKLNATPVTLEMAEREVRDLVRPQEPKRIKIEDIQRVVARQYNVSRSDLLSSRRTANVVRPRQVAMYLAKTLTLRSLPEIGRRFGGRDHTTVLHAVRKIEALVSKDVSLSEEVESLKRQLQE comes from the coding sequence ATGACAAATATGGAACAGGATCGCTGGACGCGCGTGAAGGGACGGCTGCGGACGAGTGTCGGCGAGGACGTCTATACGAGCTGGTTTGCGCGCATGGACCTGGAAGCGGTGCAGGATGAAAGCGTCCATCTGTCGGTTCCGACCCGGTTCCTGAAGAGCTGGATTCAGGCGCATTACGCCGATCGCGTGCTGACCTGCTGGCAGGCCGAGATGCCGGAAGTACATCGGATCGATCTCACCGTGCGCACCGCGATGCGCTGCGCGACCCCCGTCAAGGAGGCTCCCGCGCCATCCGACCAGCGCCGCGTCGAGCGCGCCGACGGCCGTCCTGCGCCGGAATTGCGTTCGACCGCGACCGCGCCGGTGTCCGCCAGCCATGATGCGCTCGGCGGCTCGCCGCTCGATCCGCGCCTGACCTTTGCAAGTTTTGTGATCGGCCGCTCCAACACGCTGGCCCATGCGGCGGCGCGCCAAGTCGCCGAAGGGCGCCGCGGCGATGCCGTGATGTTCAACCCGCTCTACATTCACGCCGGCGTCGGCCTCGGCAAAACCCATCTGCTGCAGGCCGTGACCTGGGCCGGCAACTCCGGCAGCGAGCGCAAGGTGCTGTATCTCACCGCCGAGAAGTTCATGTATGGCTTCGTCGCTGCGCTCAAAACCCAGACAGCGCTGGCGTTCAAGGAGGCACTGCGCGGCATCGACGTGCTCGTCATCGACGACCTGCAGTTCCTGCAGGGCAAGTCGACCCAGGCCGAGTTCTGCCACACGCTGAATGCGCTGATCGATGCCGGCCGCCAGGTCGTGATCGCCGCCGACCGGCCGCCGTCCGACCTCGAAAGCCTCGACGACCGCGTCCGCTCGCGGCTCGCCGGCGGCCTAGTCGTGGAGATGGGATCGCTCGGCGAAGAGCTGCGGCTCGGAATCCTGAAGTCGCGCGTCGCGGCGGCGCGCGCCCATCATGCGAGCTTCGACGTGCCGGAAGCGGTGCTGGATTATCTCGCCCGCACCATCACCCATAATGGCCGCGACCTCGAAGGCGCCATCAACCGCCTGCTCGCCCATTCCAAGCTCAACGCCACGCCGGTGACCCTGGAAATGGCCGAGCGCGAGGTCCGCGACCTGGTCCGTCCGCAGGAGCCGAAGCGGATCAAGATCGAGGACATCCAGCGGGTGGTGGCCCGGCAATACAATGTGAGCCGCTCGGACCTGCTGTCCTCCCGGCGGACCGCGAACGTGGTGCGGCCGCGTCAGGTCGCGATGTATCTGGCCAAGACCCTGACACTGCGCTCGCTGCCCGAAATCGGACGCCGGTTCGGCGGCCGCGACCACACCACGGTGCTGCACGCCGTGCGCAAGATCGAGGCCTTGGTTTCCAAGGATGTGTCGCTGTCCGAAGAGGTCGAGTCGCTGAAGCGGCAACTGCAGGAATGA
- the rpsT gene encoding 30S ribosomal protein S20, translated as MANTTSAKKATRKIARRTIINKSRRTQMRGAVRTVEEAIKSGDRDAALKAMKHAEPELMQAAQRNIIHKNNASRKVSRLTHQIAKLAK; from the coding sequence ATGGCCAATACCACCTCCGCAAAAAAGGCGACCCGCAAGATTGCCCGCCGCACCATCATCAACAAGTCGCGCCGTACCCAGATGCGTGGCGCGGTGCGCACCGTCGAGGAAGCGATCAAGAGCGGCGACCGCGATGCAGCACTGAAGGCCATGAAGCATGCCGAGCCGGAACTGATGCAGGCCGCGCAGCGCAACATCATTCACAAGAACAATGCCAGCCGGAAGGTGTCGCGCCTGACGCACCAGATCGCCAAGCTGGCGAAGTGA
- the msrA gene encoding peptide-methionine (S)-S-oxide reductase MsrA produces MLFMRKTTALPSAAEALPGRAAPIATATTHFVNGRRLQPPYPTGLEQAVFGLGCFWGPERKFWELGDGIYTTAVGYAGGHTPNPTYEETCSGRTGHTEVVLVVFDPKKISYEQLLKTFWENHNPTQGMRQGNDVGTQYRSAIYTLSDAQRKAADASKATYQKALAAKGVGAITTEIAPSGEFYFAEDYHQQYLAKNPSGYCGLGGTGVSCPIGVGVTA; encoded by the coding sequence ATGTTGTTCATGCGCAAGACCACCGCGTTGCCGAGCGCCGCCGAGGCGCTGCCGGGCCGGGCCGCACCGATCGCGACCGCCACCACCCACTTCGTCAATGGCCGCAGGTTGCAGCCGCCTTATCCCACAGGCCTCGAACAGGCGGTGTTCGGGCTCGGCTGTTTCTGGGGCCCGGAGCGCAAGTTCTGGGAACTCGGGGACGGCATTTATACGACGGCCGTCGGTTATGCCGGCGGTCACACCCCCAATCCGACCTATGAAGAGACGTGCTCGGGCCGCACCGGTCACACCGAAGTGGTGCTGGTCGTGTTCGATCCGAAGAAGATCTCCTACGAGCAGTTGCTGAAGACGTTTTGGGAAAATCACAACCCGACCCAGGGCATGCGCCAGGGCAACGACGTCGGCACCCAGTATCGTTCCGCGATCTACACGCTCAGTGACGCGCAGCGCAAAGCGGCTGACGCGTCGAAGGCGACCTATCAAAAGGCGCTGGCGGCCAAGGGTGTCGGCGCCATCACCACCGAGATCGCACCGTCAGGCGAATTCTATTTTGCCGAGGATTATCATCAGCAATATCTCGCCAAGAATCCGTCGGGCTATTGCGGATTGGGCGGCACCGGCGTGTCGTGCCCGATCGGTGTCGGTGTCACCGCCTGA
- a CDS encoding polysaccharide biosynthesis/export family protein, whose product MTALALSGCMRTAGPVAVAPQGDLDSMAYGQLYDPAPQAVAMDSGGGGISALRSAFAATPRGFSAPPPAQVAYVEPMPVAAPARYDAVYHLDAGDKLRVMVYGQEGLTNTYAIDAGGSITMPLIGSVPARGRTTAGLASEISAKLRRGFIRDPSVAVEIESYRPFFILGEVAAPGQYPYVPNMTVESAVAIAGGFSPRARRDSVTVTHSDASGTGRFVVPPGTSISPGDTVLVGERWF is encoded by the coding sequence ATGACCGCGCTGGCCCTGTCAGGATGCATGCGCACGGCCGGACCGGTTGCGGTCGCGCCGCAAGGCGATCTCGATTCGATGGCCTATGGCCAGCTGTACGACCCGGCGCCGCAGGCGGTCGCGATGGATTCCGGCGGTGGCGGCATCAGCGCGCTTCGCTCCGCCTTCGCCGCCACTCCGCGCGGCTTTTCGGCGCCTCCGCCCGCCCAAGTCGCCTATGTCGAGCCGATGCCGGTGGCCGCGCCGGCGCGATACGACGCGGTCTATCATCTCGATGCCGGCGATAAGCTGCGCGTCATGGTCTACGGACAGGAAGGCCTCACCAATACCTACGCGATCGACGCCGGCGGCTCGATCACGATGCCGCTGATCGGCTCGGTGCCGGCGCGTGGCCGCACCACGGCGGGACTGGCGTCGGAGATATCGGCCAAGCTGCGCCGCGGCTTCATCCGCGATCCCTCGGTCGCCGTCGAAATCGAATCCTACCGGCCGTTCTTCATCCTCGGCGAGGTGGCAGCTCCCGGGCAATATCCCTACGTGCCGAACATGACGGTCGAGAGCGCGGTGGCGATCGCCGGCGGCTTCTCGCCGCGCGCCCGCCGCGACAGCGTCACGGTGACCCACTCCGATGCATCGGGAACCGGTCGCTTCGTGGTGCCGCCCGGCACCTCGATCAGCCCCGGCGATACCGTGCTCGTCGGCGAGCGCTGGTTCTAG
- a CDS encoding dienelactone hydrolase family protein, which yields MGQDIRLKASDGFELGGYRADPAGAPKAAIVVIQEIFGVNHHIRSVCDRLAAAGYVAIAPSIFDRIEPNFTSGYTPDEVANARKFVANPDWAAMLLDTQAAIDAVKGIGPVGIVGFCLGGSIAFVAATKLSGLSAAVGYYGGAVVRFADDKPKVPTQLHFGEKDAGIPLTDVETIKTKRPDVEVFIYPGAQHGFHCDERASYDKTSTDIAWPRSLEFFAKHLK from the coding sequence GTGGGACAGGATATCAGGCTGAAGGCTTCGGACGGATTTGAACTGGGCGGCTACCGCGCCGACCCCGCAGGCGCGCCGAAGGCGGCCATCGTGGTAATCCAGGAGATTTTCGGCGTCAATCACCACATCCGCTCGGTGTGCGATCGCCTGGCTGCCGCCGGCTATGTCGCCATCGCGCCGTCGATCTTCGACCGCATCGAGCCGAACTTCACCAGCGGCTATACGCCGGACGAAGTCGCGAACGCGCGCAAGTTCGTCGCCAATCCGGACTGGGCCGCCATGCTGCTCGACACCCAGGCGGCTATTGACGCGGTCAAGGGCATAGGGCCGGTCGGCATCGTCGGCTTCTGCCTCGGCGGCAGCATCGCCTTTGTCGCGGCCACCAAGCTTTCGGGCCTGTCGGCCGCCGTCGGCTATTACGGCGGCGCCGTCGTTCGCTTCGCCGATGACAAGCCGAAGGTCCCGACCCAACTGCATTTCGGCGAGAAGGATGCCGGCATTCCCTTGACCGATGTCGAGACCATCAAGACCAAGCGGCCCGATGTCGAGGTCTTCATCTATCCCGGCGCGCAGCACGGCTTTCACTGCGACGAACGGGCGAGCTACGACAAGACCAGCACCGACATCGCCTGGCCGCGCAGTCTGGAATTCTTTGCGAAGCATTTGAAGTGA
- a CDS encoding alpha/beta fold hydrolase, whose translation MPKLNRDGVDIYYEVHGSGPPLLLTHGYSSTSAMWQGQIEALSKHHKLVLWDMRGHGQSDYPSDPAAYSEALTVGDIAALLDQVGAEKAIVGGLSLGGYMSLAFYRAHPDRARALLIIDTGPGFKKDDAREVWNKRARDTGDRFDREGLEVLKSASRERSSVTHRDASGLAHAARGMLTQRDARVIESLPDIKVPSLVVVGADDTPFLAASDYMAAKIPGAQKVVVPAAGHAVNIDQPQAFIEAVLPFLDGLDAKLAEKAAS comes from the coding sequence ATGCCGAAGCTCAACCGTGACGGGGTCGACATCTATTACGAGGTGCACGGCTCCGGCCCGCCGCTGTTGCTGACGCATGGTTATTCGTCGACCTCCGCGATGTGGCAGGGCCAGATCGAGGCCTTGTCGAAACATCACAAACTCGTGTTGTGGGACATGCGCGGCCACGGCCAGTCGGATTACCCCAGCGATCCCGCAGCCTATAGCGAAGCGCTGACGGTCGGCGACATCGCCGCCCTGCTCGACCAGGTCGGCGCCGAAAAAGCTATCGTCGGCGGGCTTTCGCTTGGCGGCTACATGTCGCTGGCGTTCTACCGCGCCCATCCCGATCGCGCGCGCGCGCTCTTGATCATCGACACCGGCCCCGGCTTCAAGAAGGACGACGCCCGCGAGGTCTGGAACAAGCGCGCCCGTGACACCGGCGACCGTTTTGATCGGGAAGGCCTCGAGGTTCTGAAATCCGCCAGCCGCGAACGTTCCAGCGTCACCCATCGCGACGCATCCGGCCTCGCGCATGCCGCGCGCGGCATGCTGACCCAGCGCGATGCCCGCGTGATCGAATCGCTGCCGGATATCAAGGTGCCGTCGCTGGTTGTGGTCGGCGCCGACGACACGCCGTTCCTTGCCGCCTCCGACTACATGGCGGCGAAGATTCCCGGCGCGCAGAAAGTGGTGGTCCCGGCCGCCGGCCACGCCGTCAACATCGACCAGCCGCAGGCCTTCATCGAGGCGGTGCTGCCGTTCCTCGACGGGCTCGACGCCAAGCTCGCCGAAAAGGCCGCATCATGA
- a CDS encoding (2Fe-2S)-binding protein, which translates to MPNLNINGRNMSVEAANDTPLLWVIREQLQMTGTKFGCGAGLCGACTVHVNGEAVRSCQTSVSDAVGKKITTIEGLSAKGDHPLQKAWIAEQVPQCGYCQSGQIMQAASLLSKNSNPTKDEVVAHMDGNLCRCMTYSRIQKAIMRAASEMRTASNAGTERRAT; encoded by the coding sequence ATGCCTAATCTGAATATCAACGGGCGGAATATGTCCGTCGAGGCGGCCAACGATACGCCGCTGCTCTGGGTCATCCGCGAACAATTGCAGATGACGGGCACCAAATTCGGTTGCGGCGCCGGCCTGTGTGGCGCCTGCACGGTTCACGTCAACGGCGAAGCCGTTCGTTCCTGCCAGACCTCGGTCAGCGACGCCGTCGGCAAGAAGATCACCACCATCGAAGGCCTCAGCGCCAAGGGCGATCATCCGCTGCAGAAGGCCTGGATTGCCGAGCAGGTTCCGCAATGCGGCTACTGCCAGTCCGGCCAGATCATGCAGGCGGCTTCGCTGCTCTCGAAGAATTCCAATCCGACCAAGGATGAAGTGGTTGCGCATATGGACGGCAATCTGTGCCGCTGCATGACCTATTCGCGCATTCAGAAGGCGATCATGCGCGCCGCTTCCGAAATGCGTACCGCCTCCAACGCCGGCACCGAGCGGAGGGCAACATGA
- a CDS encoding xanthine dehydrogenase family protein molybdopterin-binding subunit, whose product MNTHVKIAQDKVTSEPADLSRRSFLVGSAAAGLALGYSAVPGLLGADRALAAASNFDPSVWYSIAPDGIVTVTCGKADMGQHIASTMAQIVAEELGSSWKDMRVQLASNDPKFNDPVLGAQITGGSWSTMMNFDAMSRAGAAGQIALTEAAAASMGVPASELVVRESTITHPKSKKTMSFADIVKSGKITKTFTPDELKAIKLKTADQYTMIGVSVPQLDIPSKTNGTAKYGIDVMLPGMLYGRVVTPPVRFGATVKAVDDSAAKKVPGFVKAVTLDDKTGSTTGWVVAVANTYTNAVKAADALKITYDGGPNAKLSSQSLLDEAKRLQALDDSGLFFVKDGDTAAAFGTAAKVMEAEYTTSINIHAPLEPMNATAQLQGDIWHIYSGNQFATRSGAIAAGAAGVDPKFVVMHQMWLGGGFGRRLDADMMVPAVQAAKAVGKPVKVIYSRENDMTMDYSRPLTFQKVKAGLDADGNLIALNHDVVSAWPTQRWGIPDFLTPSVDKKGGLDGFTVNGADFFYSVPNHNVRAIKNEMAHNATPSGQLRSVAPGWTFWAVESMIDELANAAGKDPAQYRIALLDGKGKNDGGAQRLRNTLLAAMGMAGYGTKQLPKGEGMGVACVSSQERATASWTACVAHVAVAPSGEVKVKKLTVATDVGTQVHPDNIRAQVEGAALWGLSLALYEKATLKDGGIEQTNYDTYTPLRMSQMPEVAVNVIANGEKATGVGEPAVTVIAPAIGNAIFNACGARIRSLPITAEAVKANMKA is encoded by the coding sequence ATGAATACGCACGTGAAAATCGCACAGGACAAAGTGACAAGCGAACCCGCCGATCTCAGCCGCCGTTCGTTCCTCGTCGGCTCCGCCGCTGCCGGCCTCGCGCTCGGCTATTCGGCCGTGCCCGGCCTGTTGGGCGCCGACCGGGCGCTCGCCGCCGCCAGCAATTTCGATCCCAGCGTCTGGTATTCGATAGCCCCCGACGGCATCGTCACCGTGACCTGCGGCAAGGCCGACATGGGCCAGCACATCGCCTCCACCATGGCCCAGATCGTTGCCGAGGAACTCGGGTCGAGCTGGAAGGACATGCGGGTTCAGCTCGCCTCCAACGATCCCAAGTTCAACGACCCGGTATTGGGCGCGCAGATCACCGGCGGTAGCTGGTCGACGATGATGAACTTCGATGCGATGAGCCGCGCGGGTGCCGCGGGGCAGATCGCCTTGACCGAAGCAGCGGCAGCCTCGATGGGTGTGCCGGCGAGCGAGCTCGTGGTGCGCGAATCCACGATCACGCATCCGAAGTCGAAGAAGACGATGAGCTTTGCCGACATCGTCAAGAGCGGCAAGATCACCAAGACCTTCACGCCGGACGAGTTGAAGGCAATCAAGCTGAAGACAGCAGATCAGTACACCATGATCGGCGTCTCGGTGCCGCAGCTCGACATTCCCTCCAAGACCAACGGCACAGCCAAATACGGCATCGACGTCATGCTGCCGGGCATGCTGTACGGCCGCGTGGTCACGCCGCCGGTGCGCTTCGGCGCCACCGTGAAGGCGGTCGACGACAGTGCGGCCAAGAAGGTGCCGGGCTTCGTCAAGGCGGTCACGCTCGACGACAAGACCGGAAGCACCACCGGCTGGGTAGTGGCGGTGGCCAATACCTATACCAACGCGGTCAAGGCGGCGGACGCGCTGAAGATCACCTATGACGGTGGTCCGAACGCCAAACTGTCGAGCCAGTCGCTGCTCGACGAGGCCAAACGACTCCAGGCGCTGGATGATTCCGGGCTGTTCTTCGTCAAGGACGGCGATACGGCGGCAGCGTTCGGGACGGCGGCCAAGGTGATGGAGGCGGAATACACCACCAGCATCAACATCCACGCCCCGCTGGAGCCGATGAACGCCACCGCGCAGTTACAGGGCGATATCTGGCACATCTATTCCGGCAACCAGTTCGCGACGCGCTCCGGCGCGATTGCAGCGGGGGCGGCCGGCGTCGATCCCAAGTTCGTCGTGATGCATCAGATGTGGCTGGGCGGCGGCTTCGGCCGGCGTCTCGACGCCGACATGATGGTGCCGGCGGTGCAGGCGGCGAAGGCGGTCGGCAAGCCGGTCAAGGTCATCTATTCCCGCGAAAACGACATGACCATGGACTATTCGCGGCCGCTGACGTTCCAGAAGGTCAAGGCAGGTCTCGACGCCGACGGCAATCTGATCGCGCTCAACCACGACGTGGTCAGTGCATGGCCGACCCAGCGCTGGGGCATTCCTGACTTCCTGACGCCCTCGGTCGACAAGAAGGGCGGTCTCGACGGCTTTACCGTGAACGGCGCGGACTTCTTCTACTCCGTGCCCAATCACAACGTCCGCGCGATCAAGAACGAGATGGCGCACAACGCCACCCCGTCGGGACAGCTGCGGTCGGTGGCGCCGGGCTGGACCTTCTGGGCGGTCGAAAGCATGATCGATGAGCTCGCCAATGCCGCCGGAAAAGATCCGGCGCAGTACCGCATCGCGCTGCTGGACGGCAAAGGCAAGAACGACGGCGGCGCGCAACGCCTGCGCAACACCCTGCTGGCGGCGATGGGCATGGCCGGCTACGGCACCAAGCAATTGCCGAAAGGTGAAGGCATGGGCGTGGCCTGCGTCTCGTCGCAGGAACGGGCGACCGCAAGCTGGACCGCGTGCGTGGCCCATGTTGCGGTGGCGCCTTCCGGCGAGGTCAAGGTCAAGAAGCTGACGGTTGCCACCGACGTCGGCACCCAGGTGCATCCCGACAATATCCGCGCCCAGGTCGAGGGCGCGGCGCTGTGGGGACTTTCGCTCGCTTTGTATGAAAAGGCGACGCTGAAGGATGGCGGTATCGAACAGACCAACTACGATACCTACACGCCGCTGCGGATGAGCCAGATGCCGGAAGTGGCCGTCAACGTCATCGCCAATGGCGAGAAGGCCACTGGCGTGGGCGAGCCGGCCGTCACGGTCATCGCGCCCGCGATCGGCAACGCGATCTTCAACGCCTGCGGCGCGCGCATCCGCTCGCTGCCAATCACCGCGGAAGCGGTGAAGGCGAACATGAAGGCGTAA